TTCATCAGGTCGACGGCGAGGGTGCGGTGCGAACTGCTCTTGAGGACGCCGAGGTTGTTGCCGCCCGCGAAGGCCGGGGCGATGGAACCCTCGGCGACGCCCGGCAGGGGGACGACGGCGTATTTGCCCTTGACCGCGCCCGCTTCGACGGCCGCGTGGCTGAAGTCGCCGCCGATGGCCATGGCGGCCTTGCCGGAGGCGAAGGCGGTCACGGTGGCGTTGCCGCCCATGGAGGCGCACTTGGCGGCCGGGCAGTTGTCGTCGCCGAAGAGGGAGGTGTACGCCTCGATGCCCTTGCGGGACTTCTCGCTGTTGATGCCGGAGGTGAACTTCCCGCCGGTCTCGCCGGCGAGTTCGCCGCCGTTGGCCCAGATGAAGGGCATCGCGCCGTAGGTGTACGCGCCGCCGACCGCGAGGCCGTAGAGGTCGGGCTTCGCCTTGCGGATCTTCTTGGCGGTGGAGATCAGTTCGGCCTGGGACTTGGGGGGATCGATGCCGAGGTCCTTGAAGACGTCGGTGCGGTAGTAGAGGGCCCGGACGCCGACGAAGAAGGGCGCGCCGTAGACCTTGCCGTCCACGGTGACGGACTGCTTGGCGATCGGGTCGGTGTCCTTGGCCTCGCCCCAGGCGCCGAACTCCTCGGTGACATCGGCGAGTCCGCCGTCCTTGACGTATCCGGCGGTGTCGCTGTTGCCGTACTCGATGAGGTCCGGGGCGCTCTCGGGGTCGTTGAACGCCGCCTTGATGCGCTGCGCCCGGGTGTCGACGGGTATGTACTCGACCTCGACCTTCGCACCCTTGTGGGCCTTCTCGAAGTCGGCGACGGCCGCGTCGACGACCTTCTCCTTGGGTTTGTTGCCGACCTCCTGGAAGAGCCAGACACGGAGCGTGCCGCTCTTGTCGTCACCCTTCGCACTGGTGTCGGAGGTCTGCGGCGCACAGGCGGTGGCGGTAAGGCCGGCCAGCACAAGCGCCGCAGCCGGGGTGGCAATTCGGGCAGAAAGCTTCATCCGGAACCCCTACCGGTCAAACGTTGCATCATGTGCAACGTGCGTTTCGTTCTGCACAACTGGCAGGAGAGTAGATCCGCGTTCCGGCGACGACAAGTGGTCTCGACCACTCTGTGACCAGCGGATGCAGCCCGTGCAACGCGACCGCGCGGTCACCTTCCGTGAGCGGGCAGGCGAAAGGCCCCCGGGGCGTGCGGTGTCGCACGCCCCGGGGGCCTTCGGCAGGGGTGGGGGCCGGACCTACTTCTTGTCCTTGCCGCCGCCCTTGCCCTTGTCCTTGTCGCCGCCGGCGCCCATGGACTCGTAGATCTCCTTGCACATGGGACAGACCGGGTACTTCTTGGGGTCGCGCCCCGGTACCCAGACCTTTCCGCACAGCGCGACCACGGGAGTGCCCTCCAGGGCGCTCGCCATGATCTTGTCCTTCTGGACGTAATGGGCGTAGCGCTCGTGGTCGCCGTCGCCCCTCGACACCTGCGGCGTCGGCTCGACGAGGGTCCCCGTACCTGCCCCGCGATCGGGCTCAAGAGTGCTCATAACCGCCAAGGGTACTGAAAGAGACGGGCATCAGTTGAGCGAAGGGTCGTCCGGATACGTGGCGATCATCGCGAGCTCGCTGCGCTGGCGGCGGAGCACCGCACGCCAGAGGTGTTCGGGGCGCGGGGACGAGACGT
This sequence is a window from Streptomyces parvus. Protein-coding genes within it:
- a CDS encoding extracellular solute-binding protein; translated protein: MKLSARIATPAAALVLAGLTATACAPQTSDTSAKGDDKSGTLRVWLFQEVGNKPKEKVVDAAVADFEKAHKGAKVEVEYIPVDTRAQRIKAAFNDPESAPDLIEYGNSDTAGYVKDGGLADVTEEFGAWGEAKDTDPIAKQSVTVDGKVYGAPFFVGVRALYYRTDVFKDLGIDPPKSQAELISTAKKIRKAKPDLYGLAVGGAYTYGAMPFIWANGGELAGETGGKFTSGINSEKSRKGIEAYTSLFGDDNCPAAKCASMGGNATVTAFASGKAAMAIGGDFSHAAVEAGAVKGKYAVVPLPGVAEGSIAPAFAGGNNLGVLKSSSHRTLAVDLMKSLSGKKTQAQMFDAMGFLPTYTDVLDNAAKKEPFVAPFVQTLGAGAKFVPASPAWGQIDASLVLPTMFQEIVSGRKGVAKASDDAAKKMDAAFTEAG
- a CDS encoding DUF3039 domain-containing protein, which codes for MSTLEPDRGAGTGTLVEPTPQVSRGDGDHERYAHYVQKDKIMASALEGTPVVALCGKVWVPGRDPKKYPVCPMCKEIYESMGAGGDKDKGKGGGKDKK